One segment of Salvelinus alpinus chromosome 1, SLU_Salpinus.1, whole genome shotgun sequence DNA contains the following:
- the LOC139574991 gene encoding leucine-rich repeat-containing protein 4B-like: MRITTVTCLPCPSPLLLLLVHLLLRLLLSGPEFVGAASPCPTHCSCSNQASRVICTRQSLDGVPESISVNTRYLNLQENSIEVIKSDTFKHLRHLEILQLSKNKISQIEVGAFNGLPNLNTLELFDNRLTLVPSQAFEYLSKLRELWLRNNPIETLPGYAFHRVPSLRRLDLGELKKLDYISDAAFVGLVNLRYLNLGMCGLKDIPNLTALVRLEELELSGNRLEIIRPGSFQGLVSLRKLWLMHSQVKVIERNAFDDLKNLEELNLSHNSLHSLPHDLFTPLHQLERVHLNHNPWVCNCDVLWLSWWLKETVPSNTTCCARCHAPPGLKGRYIGELDQSHFTCYAPVIVEPPTDLNVTEGMAAELKCRTGTTMTSVNWLTPNGTLMTHGSYRVRISVLHDGTLNFTNVTLRDTGQYTCMVTNSAGNTTATAVLNVTAADVGVSYFTTVTVETVEPNEGPTVYAGVMNSHNESYVITPSGHQWRGGLPTTASSLSAWSLSSSRATRPTFTVPITAETGYSGLDDVMKTTKIIIGCFVAITFMAAVMLVVFYKLRKQHQLHKHHGPARAIEIINVEDEIGAGAGGRGSGISGGGTVSRDGGGGGGVGGGQSLRMHHPEMVNLPNLARQEHLNHYYKAHHFNNNMMGLGMGLNNNNNPSLSPCSQTQSTPNSCAQGHTSTSGGTPTGGSLPSPVPLPQLGIHSSLKGLMGKGQKPQIEPLLFKSGSKENVQETQI; this comes from the exons ATGCGCATCACCACGGTGACCTGCCTTccctgcccctcccccctcctcctcctattggTCCATCTGCTACTGCGGCTTCTCCTCTCTGGGCCAGAATTTGTAGGGGCCGCCTCCCCCTGCCCCACCCATTGCAGCTGCTCCAATCAGGCCAGTCGAGTCATCTGTACGAGACAGAGTCTGGATGGGGTGCCTGAGAGCATATCAGTCAACACACGATACCTCAACCTGCAAGAGAATTCAATAGAG gTTATCAAGTCAGACACCTTCAAGCACTTGAGGCACCTTGAAATCCTGCAGCTGTCTAAGAACAAAATCAGTCAGATTGAGGTGGGAGCATTCAATGGCCTGCCCAACCTCAATACGCTGGAGCTGTTCGACAACCGCCTCACCCTGGTCCCCTCACAGGCATTCGAGTACCTCAGCAAGCTGCGGGAGCTGTGGTTACGGAACAACCCCATCGAGACGCTGCCGGGCTACGCCTTCCACCGCGTGCCCTCGCTGCGCCGGCTGGACCTGGGAGAGCTCAAGAAGCTGGACTACATCTCAGACGCCGCCTTCGTGGGCCTGGTCAACCTGCGCTACCTGAACCTGGGCATGTGTGGTCTGAAGGACATCCCCAACCTGACGGCCCTGGTGCGTCTGGAGGAGCTGGAGCTGTCTGGGAACCGTCTGGAGATCATCCGGCCTGGCTCCTTCCAGGGCCTGGTGTCGCTTCGTAAGCTGTGGCTCATGCACTCACAAGTGAAGGTCATCGAGCGCAATGCCTTCGACGACCTGAAGAACCTGGAGGAGCTCAACCTTTCCCACAACTCCCTGCACTCGCTGCCCCATGACCTCTTCACCCCGCTGCACCAGCTGGAGCGGGTGCACCTCAACCACAACCCCTGGGTGTGCAACTGTGACGTGCTGTGGCTCAGCTGGTGGCTGAAGGAGACGGTGCCCAGTAACACTACGTGCTGCGCCCGCTGTCACGCTCCCCCAGGCCTGAAGGGCAGGTACATCGGGGAGCTAGACCAGAGCCACTTCACCTGCTACGCTCCCGTCATCGTGGAGCCGCCCACCGACCTCAACGTTACCGAGGGCATGGCTGCAGAGCTGAAGTGTCGCACAGGCACCACCATGACCTCGGTCAACTGGCTCACGCCCAACGGCACCCTGATGACCCACGGCTCCTACCGGGTCCGGATCTCCGTGCTGCACGACGGTACGCTCAACTTTACCAACGTCACGCTGAGGGACACGGGTCAGTACACCTGCATGGTGACCAACTCGGCTGGCAACACCACGGCAACCGCCGTGCTTAATGTCACTGCCGCCGACGTTGGCGTCAGCTACTTCACTACTGTCACCGTGGAGACGGTGGAGCCCAACGAGGGCCCGACAGTCTACGCGGGTGTCATGAACAGCCACAACGAGTCATACGTCATTACCCCGTCTGGCCACCAGTGGAGGGGGGGGCTCCCTACCACCGCCTCCTCCCTGTCAGCCTGGTCCTTGTCCTCGTCCCGGGCCACCCGACCCACCTTTACTGTGCCCATCACTGCCGAGACGGGCTATTCTGGCCTTGATGACGTGATGAAGACCACCAAGATCATCATTGGCTGCTTCGTGGCCATTACCTTCATGGCAGCCGTGATGCTGGTGGTCTTCTACAAGCTGAGGAAGCAGCACCAGCTGCACAAGCACCACGGCCCCGCCCGCGCCATCGAGATCATCAACGTGGAGGACGAGATTGGCGCCGGTGCCGGTGGACGTGGGAGCGGCATCTCAGGGGGCGGCACCGTCTCTCGggatggaggtggagggggaggagtaggaggagggcaGAGCCTGAGGATGCATCACCCGGAGATGGTCAACCTGCCCAACCTGGCCAGACAGGAGCACCTCAACCACTACTACAAGGCCCACCACTTCAACAACAACATGATGGGCCTGGGCATGggcctcaacaacaacaacaacccctccctctccccctgttcCCAGACCCAGAGCACCCCCAACTCCTGCGCACAGGGGCACACCTCCACCAGCGGTGGCACCCCCACGGGTGGCTCGCTGCCCTCCCCTGTGCCCCTGCCCCAGCTGGGCATCCACAGCTCTCTGAAGGGGCTCATGGGGAAAGGCCAGAAGCCTCAGATCGAGCCTCTGCTCTTCAAGAGTGGCTCCAAGGAGAATGTGCAAGAGACTCAgatctga